Within the Hypericibacter adhaerens genome, the region TGAAGAAGCTCTTGGCGAGATTGACGAGGATGGCACCCAGCGCCGCGCCCCAGAGCGTGCCGCGGCCGCCCAGCGCCACCCAGATCACGGCCTCGATCGAGTTGCCGGGCGAGAACTCGCTGGGATTGATGATCCCGACCTGCGGCACATAGAGCGCGCCGGCGATCCCGGCCATGACGGCCGAGACCGCGAAGACGAAGAGCTTGTACTGCTCGACCCGGTAACCCAGGAAGCGGATGCGCGATTCGCCGTCGCGGATGGCGGTGACGACGCGGCCCAGCTTGGAGGCGGTGATCAGGCGGCAGGCCACGAAGCAGAGGCCGAGGAACAGCGCCGACAGGAAGAACAGCGCGGCGCGCGTGCCAGGATCCTGGACCGGGAAGCCGAGGATGTCCTTGAAGTCGGTCAGCCCGTTATTGCCGCCGAAGCCCATATCGTTGCGGAAGAAGGCCAGGAGCAGCGCGAAGGTCATGGCCTGGGTGATGATCGAGAGATAGACGCCGGTGACGCGCGCGCGGAAGGCGAACCAGCCGAAGACGAAGGCGAAGAGTCCCGGCACCAGCAGGATCATGAGGAGCGCGAAAGGGAAGCTCTCGAAGCCGTGCCAGTACCAGGGCAGCGCCTTCCAGTTGAGGAAGACCATGAAATCCGGCAGCTCGGCATTGCCATAGACGCCCCGCGCGCCGATCTGGCGCATCAGATGCATGCCCATGGCATAGCCGCCGAGCGCGAAGAAGGCGCCATGGCCGAGGCTGAGGATGCCGCAATAGCCCCAGACCAGGTCGACCGAGAGCGCCAGCAGGCCGTAGCAGAGATACTTGCCGGCGAGCGTCAGCGCATAGTCGGGGACATGCAGCGCCGAATCCGGCGCCGGCAGCAGGTTGAGCGCCGGCACCGCGATCGCGACCGCCGCGAGGCAGGCGAGAAAGACCAGGCCGGCGGGTCCGAGCGCCGGACGGGGCGGCGGCGCCATCATGCGTCGACCCAGCGGCCCTTGAGGGCGAAGAGCCCGCGTGGCCGCTTCTGGATGAAGAGGATCACGGCGACCAGGATGATGATCTTGCCGAGCACCGCGCCGGCGAAGGGCTCGAGGAACTTGTTGGCGACGCCCAGCGTCAGCGCTCCCACGAGCGTGCCCCAGAGATTGCCGGCCCCGCCGAAGACGACGACCAGGAAGCTGTCGATGATGTAGTTCTGGCCGAGATTGGGGCTGACATTGTCGATCTGCGACAGGGCCACGCCGGCGATCCCGGCGATGCCGGAGCCCAGCCCGAAGGTCATGGCGTCCACGAAGCCCGAGCGGATGCCCATGGCATTCGCCATCGGCCGGTTCTGGGTCACGGCCCGCATATAGAGCCCGAAGGGGGTCTTGCGGATCGCCAGCATCAGGAGCGCGAAGACCGAGATCGCGAAGATCACGATGACGGCGCGGTTCAGGGTGAGGGAGAGGCCGCCCACCAGCTCGATCGAGCCGCTCATCCATTCGGGCGTGCCCACCTCCTTGTTGGAGGCGCCGAAGATCGTGCGCACGGCCTGCTGCAGGATCAGCGAGACGCCCCAGGTCGCGAGCAGGGTCTCGAGCGGCCGGCCATAGAGGAAGCGGATGACGCTGCGCTCGATCAGGATGCCGACCCCGCCGGCGACGAGAAAGGCCGCGGGCAGCGCCACGGCCAGCGAAAGCCCGAAGGCGTCGGGCGCATAGGCACGGAACAGGTCCTGCACGACATAGGTCGTGTAGGCGCCGAGCATGACCATCTCGCCATGCGCCATGTTGATGACGCCCATCACGCCGAAGGTGATGGCAAGGCCGATGGCGGCGAGCAGCAGGACCGAGCCCAGCGAGATGCCGTACCAGACGTTCTGGATCACGTCCCAGAAGCGCAGGGCGCGCTCGATCTCCGCGGCCGCGGCCAGGGCCGCCTCCTGCGGCGTGCCCGTGGCGCTCGCCGCGAAGGCGGAGAGGAGGGCGGCCGTGTTCTGGTCGGCGCGCGCGGAGAGCGTCTCGATGGCGGCGATCTTGTCGGCCTCGGGCCGGTCGCTGCGCAGCGTGGCGGCCGCGACGGCGTCCTTCATGATGGCGGCGATGGCCGGATCGGGCTCCTTCGCCATCGCCCTCTCGAGGCCGGGCAGTGATGCCGGATCGCCGGATTTGAGCACCTCCAGGGCGGCCTGCCGGCGGACTTCCGGGGCGGGGCTGAAGAGCGTGAGCCCGCTCAGCACATTGGTGATGGCGCTGCGCAGCGCGTTGTTGACCTTGACCTTCTCGAGCTCGGCCTTCTGCGCCTCGCCGGCGCTTTCGCCCGTCAAAGGCAGGGTCAAGGCCATCACCGTGCCGGAGGGCTTGGCGATGAAGACCTTCTGGTCGGATTTGCGCGCATAGAGATCGCCGTTGGCGAGCGCCTCGAGCACGGGCACCACGGCCGGGTCGCCGGTGGCGGCGAGCGCCGTCACGGCGGCTTCCCGGTCCTTGAAGCTGCCCGGCGCCAGGGCATCGACCAGCGCGTTCATGTCCTGCGCCCGGGCATTGGGCGCAAGCAGGCTCAGGCCGGCGCAGAGAAGGCAGAGCAGCGCGAGGAGAGACCGGAACCGTTGCATCGGAACCTCAGGGTCGATGTTCCGGGAAGGCGAGACGGGGGCGGCCGAGGCCGGCCGCCCCCGAAGTCAGGCTCAGGCGGCCCCGCCGCACTTGCCGGTCTTCACGTTGAAGTTCCCGCAGGAGAGCGGCTTGCGCCAATCGGAGATCAAGTCCTTCGAGCCCGGCAGATAGTCCGACCACTCGTCGCCGGCGACGAGGCCCGGCGTCTGCCAGACCACGTCGAACTGGCCGTCCGCCTGGATCTCGCCGATGAAGACGGGCTTGGTGATGTGGTGGTTCGGCATCAAGGTCGAATAGCCGCCCGTAAGATTGGGCACCGATACGCCGATGAGGGCGTCGAGCACCGGATCGGTATCGGTCGTTCCCGCCTTGGTGACGGCCTCGATCCACATGTTGAAGCCGATGAAATGCGCCTCCATCGGGTCGTTGGTGACGCGCTTGTCGCTCTTGATGAAGGTGTGCCAGTCCTTGATGAAGGCGGCATTGATGGGTGTGTCGATCGACATGAAGTAGTTCCAGGCGGCGAGATGGCCCACCAGCGGCGCGGTATC harbors:
- the urtC gene encoding urea ABC transporter permease subunit UrtC, which encodes MMAPPPRPALGPAGLVFLACLAAVAIAVPALNLLPAPDSALHVPDYALTLAGKYLCYGLLALSVDLVWGYCGILSLGHGAFFALGGYAMGMHLMRQIGARGVYGNAELPDFMVFLNWKALPWYWHGFESFPFALLMILLVPGLFAFVFGWFAFRARVTGVYLSIITQAMTFALLLAFFRNDMGFGGNNGLTDFKDILGFPVQDPGTRAALFFLSALFLGLCFVACRLITASKLGRVVTAIRDGESRIRFLGYRVEQYKLFVFAVSAVMAGIAGALYVPQVGIINPSEFSPGNSIEAVIWVALGGRGTLWGAALGAILVNLAKSFFTGAMPEAWLFVLGGLFILVTLFLPKGIAGALTALGLRRRKKPDEPAELMPEIAE
- the urtB gene encoding urea ABC transporter permease subunit UrtB: MQRFRSLLALLCLLCAGLSLLAPNARAQDMNALVDALAPGSFKDREAAVTALAATGDPAVVPVLEALANGDLYARKSDQKVFIAKPSGTVMALTLPLTGESAGEAQKAELEKVKVNNALRSAITNVLSGLTLFSPAPEVRRQAALEVLKSGDPASLPGLERAMAKEPDPAIAAIMKDAVAAATLRSDRPEADKIAAIETLSARADQNTAALLSAFAASATGTPQEAALAAAAEIERALRFWDVIQNVWYGISLGSVLLLAAIGLAITFGVMGVINMAHGEMVMLGAYTTYVVQDLFRAYAPDAFGLSLAVALPAAFLVAGGVGILIERSVIRFLYGRPLETLLATWGVSLILQQAVRTIFGASNKEVGTPEWMSGSIELVGGLSLTLNRAVIVIFAISVFALLMLAIRKTPFGLYMRAVTQNRPMANAMGIRSGFVDAMTFGLGSGIAGIAGVALSQIDNVSPNLGQNYIIDSFLVVVFGGAGNLWGTLVGALTLGVANKFLEPFAGAVLGKIIILVAVILFIQKRPRGLFALKGRWVDA